From the Hordeum vulgare subsp. vulgare chromosome 1H, MorexV3_pseudomolecules_assembly, whole genome shotgun sequence genome, the window CTTTGGAGCACTGAACGATCAACTTCATGCTTCACAACTATGGCTTTGACAACCGTTGAATCGGTTGGATAAATTCTCTTCTTGACTCTGGCTCTTCTGCCTCCCTTTTGTGTTAGCTGCTGGCCTTCTTTAGCTTTGCAACTCAATCTTCTTCATCTCCCGATTCCTGCTGCTGGTGATGATTACCCAATTGTTCAGTACACCAACGATACTCTTCTCATTATGAAAGCTTGCCTTCGTCAGCTCCTTTGCGTCAAAGGTCTTTTAGAGAGCTTTGGTCAAGGTCAATCCACTAGCGCCATCAGATTAACTTCAATAAATCCGGCATTCTCCCCGTCAACATGCTCGGGgacaaaatgactaatttagccagTCTGTTTGGCTGCAAAATTGAGTTCAATCCTTTCACCTACCTTGGACTCTCTTGGTATCATTAGACACAAAATCAGGGATTATCGACAGAAGATTAGCTTCCTGTCTGTCCTTCATGTCTCTCTTAGTGGCCAAAGTGCCCTTCCAACCTTTTACGTGGGCACCCAATGTTAGGGCATAAGCCACGCCGGCTGTGCCGGGCGCGCACGTGTGAGCGGGAGCGGGGCGCGGCGGGTGCGTGGCAGGTGTACGCTTGAGCACAGGCGAGTCCGTGCGGCGTGCTGTGCGTGCATTAGACTAGGGTTTAGGTAGCGTGCTGGACCGGGTCTCAAGGGCACGACTTGACGCGGGCCTCGCGCGAGCCGGGCATGTACGTGCGTGCGGTGGCCGCGGCGAGAGCGGGCGGGCCAGATCGTGCGCGATGGAGGGGGGCGTGCGGGTCGTGCCCGACGCCGGCCCTGGGTATAAGACCTGAGTGGGGTGCATTGTAATCCCTGTGGTGAACGAGTCTGTTGCTCGTTGAAAAGGCCGTACCAGCGGCGGCAGCGTTCGTGCGCTGGGGAGAAAAAACCACCACTGTGTCCctgtgttctcttcttcttcctccttccttctctagcTATCGGTAGAGCAGCGAGGTGACAGGCAgtgcgagagggagagagaggcaccAGGGTTCCAACACCCAAGACATCCCTTTCCAATTACGAGTACGAGAACTGAAAGACATGAAAATTCTCATGATGGTGCCAAAGACATTGTTGAGAGATCTAGAAGAATTTGTGTCTGCGGTAAATTTGGATTCTCCCAATAGACCTAAGGCTCCAGCAGCCTGGTctagtgtttaacaccccaaatgcaaTGGGTTTCTTGGTATTATGAACCTCTCTGCTCAGAATGAAGCTCTGTTGATGAAACATCTCTTTAAATTATATAACAAGGCCGACATCCCCTGGGTCAATCATCTGGAATTACTACACCAATATCCCTCCTCATACATCGAGGCCCATGGGATCCTTCTGGTGCGTGACGTGTACAAAATTGATCACAAATACAGACAACAGGCTTCTTAATCTATTGCAAGGGAGATACTGCTCTCTTCTGGAGTGACAACTGGTCTGATCACCTTTTAAGGAGAAGATTTCCCAGGCTTCATTCCTTTGCCCTTGATAACCTTATCTCAGTCCATGACGTGCTTGCTGTCAAAAACCCTTTTAGATCTTTTTCATTTCCCTCCGTCCAGCCAGGCTTTTGATGAATTCCATGAGTTCAGGCAATTTCTGTCCAGCCTGCATCTTTCACTGATATTGCTGATTCTTGGTCGTTTGCATTGGGCTCAAAATTCTCCCCTTCTAAAATCTACAGAGCCTATTTTCAGCACATTCAggtccttccttcttcttcttcttcttcttcttcttcttcttcttcttcttcttcttcttcttggctcTAGAAATCCAGGTGCCCCAACGTCGCCAGTTCAACCCCCCTGGAGGCTCCAGTTGTGCTCTCTGCCGATCTGATGCTCCGGAAACATGTGAGTACCTCTTATGGCACTGTAGCTTTAGCTCTAACTGTTGGCATACTCTTGATATTCACTTTGATCTTCCCTGCCATCCATGAAGAAATGGTCTCCCGGGTGAAGTACAAGATCACCAAGCCTTTCTTCTCTGAAGCCCTGAACAGTTGCGGCATAGAATATTTGGAAGCAAAGAAACAACAAAAGGTTTGACAACATTACTCATAATAGGGCTTCTTGGTTGTTTAATTTCAAGAGAGATTCTGCCTTATTTCTTACAGATTGAAGGAGGAGCTTGCCACCTCTCTCAGGTCTTGGCTGGACCATCTAGAGGCTAATTCTGTGCCAAGCCTGTCTATGTGTTCTTCTGTATAGCCCCCTCCCCTCTATCCCTTTCCAGCCTTGTACATATCCTCTCTTGTATATATTATTCCTATTATAAAGTTTTACTATCGGGGCCTCCCCTAAGGTTTCTCCCTTTCTAAAGGTACACTACAATAATCTCCTTGCCATGACTCTCACTATCACCAGCCCTACACCCATTAAATACATATACAATCAGTTATACACAAGGATCAAGATCACACAACCAAACATCAATATTCACAGCAGGAAGAGTCAATAAGATTCCTTCATATTCAGTAGTTTTTGCTATATCTATTAACATAGAACTAACTTACCCACTACAAGTTCAATTTGCAGGAGATAAAGAAGTAGGCTAAGCAAAGATACACTAATTGCGAAAGCCAGAAAGATAAGATTTTACACTTTGACGTAAGGCAATTCAGAAATTTCAGAAATGTGAAGTCAACAGTTTTAGAAGGAAATGGCATTTAGTTTACTGGGAAAAAGAAGGCAAAATGGTATACACATACCACACTTTCAGGAACTCCTGGAGGGGGTAATGAAAGATTTCTTGGTGGTGGTGAGCGAAGATAAGATCTCTTATCAAAACGCCATTCCCCAATCTTACCATAAGTCAGCTCACCCTACGTTTGAACAAGATAATCACAAACAAGCTATCATGAGAAGCTTATAAAGTTGCAATTTTGTTGCAGTAATAAAGAAATAGATTTTACAGAACAATGGCAGGCATCTTCAAGATGATGACAGATGTTTAAGGTTAAACAGAAGTCACCTTTAATGAATAGTCACACCCGTAAGTATAATGGATGATGAAAGTGTTGTCTGATTTTGCGTCCCATGGAGGCTGCGACGAGAATTAATCACATATTTGATGATATGAGCTGCCATCAACAAACTACAGAATGATCTATCAAGTGGAAGAATTACTATGCACCTGAATCATGAAATCTTTTCGGAGGCTGTGGTGCACACCATGCAATGCACTTGCAACAGCATATGCATACCTATAAATATGAATAGAAAGAAGCTTCAAATAAGTCTCACACATGTTAAGTCAATAGGTAAACGTATATGGAACTGTACTGACATTTCCAAGACCCATCCAAAAGCTTTATCTGTCTCCGCATCCTCTTTCATTTGTAGCGAAACATTCATCCAGCTTGGAGCAATCTTCTCAAGCTGGGCCTTAGATATTTTGAGGACATCCAAAATAGGATAAAATCGTCATGACAGGTGAGTGTATTGAAATAGTACTTGCTAAAAGAACAAAGTTTTGGCACATTATGCCACCTTCGCATCTAGTATAGCTGAACCAGGCGTGGTAACAGAAGTAGGATCAATATTCCACTAATCTTCTCACAAGAGAAGAGCTCTACCTTCTGGATAATCACAGGCGAGTTGCCAATAGGATCAATATTTGAGACAGGGCCTTTTTCTTCTGGAAAGAACTTCCTTAGTATCTTCTCATTGTCAGTTGGTTTGATGTAGAAAAAGGGAAATGCGGCAGGTTCTTCACCATGAGCTAAATTTGGCAAAGGCTTCACAAAGATATGATCTGGCTCAGCCATAAGTATATAACTGCAAATCGTTTTATTAGGAAACCAGCGAACCTAAATAATCCAGTGAAGACAAACAAAGAACAAAAGGAAATATGCTTACTCCTCCTTGATGTTAGCCTTTCGCAACCATTGGACAAATGCCCAAGGTCTATTGAGGACAATGTAACCCTGAGCAAAACATCATATTAGCAAAAGTTCATTTCAACTCCAGAAATGGTAACAAAACGGAACCCTCACCCGATCAGCGCCTTCAGGGAGGGGGTCAACCACTAGGGTGGGTATCTCATCCATCAAACCATCCGGCTTTCCGGAGTGAAGGATCCGCGTGAAGCCGCCCATATCCGAGCCAGGCCTGCCTCTCATCTGTTTGTACCAGTAGTACATTATCCGCGACTGCCACTGGCTGTACAGCGCATCCGTCGCCGTAAGGGCGACGTGGAACCTCTTCGACGGGTCCGAACCAGACCCGGAGGAGACGGCACCGCCCTGATCGCCGCCGCCGAGCAATTTGCGCGGCCCGTCCCCGTTTCGGCTGTGGCCCACCATTGTCAGGAAGTTGTAGGTCGCGAAGAAGCAGCCGACCGAGATGAGGATGAGCAAGTACGGAGAGGCCTTGCCGGCATTCTTCCTCCCGGTGAGCATCATCGACGCTCCGATCCAACAAGGGGGCGGGTTGCGCCTGGGGTCCCGTGGGATCACGGCAAAAGGGGAGCTCACCCAGTAAAGGGGGAGTCAGAGGCCTGGTGGTTCGGCGGCGCCGACGACGATTGAGGGTTTAGGGGCTCCCGATTCGGCTCGATCGTGCCGGTGAATTGGATTCGGTGGATCTGAGATCGCGGTCAACCCGCGACACAGCAGAGAGCGCGGGGACTAGTAGGAGGTGACTACTCACTTCGATGACGAAGGGAGGGAATGAGGGAGTGACTGTTCGCCGGCCGCCTCCGGCCCGGTGGTTTCGGCGGCGGCCGCGAAGAGCGCTGACCTCTCTCCGGTAAGCACAAAGGAGTGGTGGTGTAGGCTTAGGGGGAGGAAGAAACGAGAGAACGGCGTTGCGGTAGTAAACGCTGTAACGGTAAGAGCACAAGCATCTCTACTATTATCAGCACGAGAGAGGACAGATCCAACTCACCATCTCAGTCATCTAATTACATCATCAACGATCAAGATATGCTGTTAACGAAACTAAACAATTTTTGTTAGTGCTAATCGTCCACCCCCACGTCGTCTCGCGGTTATCCCCCCGCTCGCCCGCCTCCTCCCTTTCCCCCTGCTCGCCCACCTCGCCCCGCTCTCAGCGCCTCCTCCCGGTCGCTTTGCTCGCCCGCCTCGCCCCGCCGCCCGCGCCGCCCCCTCGCCCCGCCCGCCCGCGCCGCCCGCTCGCCCTGTACCCCGTGCGCCCCGTCCATGCCGCCCCCTCGCCCCGCCCCCGCGCCCCTGCCCGCCCGCGCCGCCCGCTCGCCCTGCACCCCGTGCGCCCCACCCATGCCGTCCGCTCGCCTCGCTCGCCCCTACACCTCTCACGGCCGGTGGGCGCCTCCGCCTGCCCGAGCTGCGGCAGCCTGCGGCTCGTCCGCCCCCACCTCCGGACAGCCTCCACCGACGTCTCCTCCTCGCCCGGCCGCAGCGGCCCACCGCACCTTCGCGTTCCTCCTCCGACGGACCACCATCGACGCGCGAACACAAGGTTCATACCGCCACTGTTCAATGCAATGTATCAATTTTACCTCTGCTTTTCATGTACCTCTAATGTGTTGTTTGTCAGGGTTGGCAGCTCCACCTAGCTTTGGAGCCTTCCTTGTCCAGATTGCCACGCTCCTCACAACTGCCCTCAGGTGCCCTTCCCGAGTGGACATCTCCTGCCGCCGTCTCGAGGTTGCGAACACAGTTACAACGACGGCAATGGTCAATAAACTGGCAGCAAGAATACTGAATCCGGCAGCCTTGGTCGGAGACACCTTGTTGGCATGCCACCCAAGACCACCACCGTGAGTAGTGTCTTGTGGACTAACTGCGGGAATTACAGTAATGTGAGGATGCGCAGCTGGAGAAGGAGACGACGTCGCTGGAGTCGGAGAGGAACCGGGGATCGGAATGGTGAGATGGTTGTTGTTTTTTCTGCAGAAAATTCAGGCAAGAATATTGATTTGTTAGGCAGCCAGTAGTTACCCAAGCTCTTTTGGTTCTTGAATCTCGATAAGAGAGGATGGAGCTCTTAGAGAAATTTTGGGATGTTGAGCATCTTCTCTGGGATTGATCCTGCGAACTAATTGTTCTCCACATTCCTGTAAACATTCACAGAATCAAGATTCAGGAATAGGCATGCGAGAAATGCAGTCAGACCTTTGTTTCGTGGAAATGTTTTTTCTCTCTCAACAACACGCAGGATTTTGCACGTTATCTCGTCAAGGAGTAGTGTGACCATCATCATTCAACAGTATGAGCTAAGGAGGTATCTGTGTAAATTGGTAAAGCAATTACACGTCTTTTAGGGGAAGATCACGCAGCACATCGAGTGTCCCGGTTAGCCTGTTGTTCTGCACATGCCTGCATCACATTGCAAATTCAGAAAAGCAATGCATTTAACCACAAACTACCAGGAAGAGAATATCACTGCATACTATGATAACAGGCATTATAATCATATGTGCTGAAAATATATTctaatcatgaagctttggagcaTGGAGATTGACTATGAGTTCATATAGAACTAGGACTTCAGGTACACACTACACAACAATATTTCCCTTTACCCATTTGCTCGTACAGGATTTTCTTTTGAACTTTTTAATGCAGACCTGATTTTCCTTTTGTTTGCGTGTAATCCCCTTCCTCATGGGGAACGGATATGTCTCATATCGTGTTGCTGGCGTAGATCCAAATTTTCTATGATGTTTCTGTTAGACAATATATGGATTTTTTGGGTTCTAAATCATAGTCCCAACTTTCTGAACAAACTGCTAATAAACTTGATTGGTGATTATTCTTAATGAATTAGTCCATTTTAATGTAAAAGCAACTGAATTGATTTTTTTGTTTGGCTTCTGATACTAAGTATCTTCTAAATCCCTCACAAAAAGTATTATCTGAATCAATGTGCGGTAAAAACTGAGTTGTTTTTGCAATAGAAATATTCTGCTAATCAACGAGAACTCATGCCCCTAGATTGGTtgctgatcaagtttgaaaaccgatgagaagaagaagaagaagaaagacccATTCTGCACCCGTGATGACCTGAAGCTCACATTTTACAGCAGAGGAGGATACGAGGAGAAGGCCATGCAGGTTGAAGGATCACCATGACATTGAGACGGGGCGCCGCTCCATGGACACGGCGGCGACGAAGTCCTAAACAACAATGCTCAAGATCGGCTACAGAAATTTGGTACTTACGCAACATTCAGCAGACTGCTGGTATTTCTTGATCAAATTCCATTCTTTTTTATGCGCTAGAGAGATAGGGAGCTTACTCAACATGCAAACAAGGATGGAACAAATTGGTTTATTATTTTTGGCTATGATCGGGATTTCCATTCTTTGTGTATTTACTACTGCTGCTACATCGTTAGTTGGAGCTGATGTGATCCTATATGTAATTGTGATGGTCAAGGGAGACATATATACCCTATATAACTAGttcttgttgctactaaggagtgTACTACTTCCACTACTGCTATATTTtgcataaaagaagaaagaaaatagcTTACTCTGTTCACAAAATAGCAGCGGACACAAGCAAATAAATTGGTAGACGAAGCTGAGGAGGACTATTTGTGAAGTACTGAGATGTAGTAAGACATGCCTAATCTGAATTTAGACATATGGAGGGCATGATAGTTTGTATGTTCAATTTTTTATTGTATGTTGAATTCTTATCCTCTACATCTGCCTCCACCAACATCACACACTTTTCCTTGACCTCCCACCAGCTACGCCCCGAGGTCATTGACACAGGCGACCAAGTGATTCCAACAATGTTAAGGAGGTTGTGGGTGAGAGCTCTTGTTCTCCTGGGGAGAACCTGTTGGCGCGTTCAACGATTCCAAGAACAAGGGAGGAGGCACTCGTGCGGGCTGCTCGAGGAAATACACCATTGAGCGAGGAAGTGCACGTATATGAAAGAAGGTACTGCAACCCGGCGGCACATATGAAGACCAGACAGAGAAGCCCTAAAGGAAGATGAAGACCATCATCAAACTTTACCTATATGTGTTTGGACTTGAATAATAAATATGATAAAAGCCTTGAAAATACCATATTTGGCAGCACTTAACAGTGTGATGTTGTGTTAACTCCTTTTCAAGTCTTAATATTCTCTCCCCCATTTTCATTCTTTAATTAAGGGTGTGCCCAGAGTATTATTGTTGCTGAGAGGGTTGTGCTAAATTTCATGCAAAGAATGAGTGGAATCGCTACAATGACAAAGGTGATAGGTGCTATTGTTTTGTAGCATATGGTACCCCTCTCTATCATAATTTGCTTCTATGTTGCTCATATGAGAATTTCTTTGCTCCTATTTCCATTCAGGCCATGGCTGATGCTGCTCGTCCAGCATGCATATTGGAAACAAGAAAAACTGCTCCAGGTTTACGTCTGGTTGACAAGTGGGCAGTAAGCATACCTTTTTTGTGTGGCCATTTCATCACTTTTAGTTCTTTGCCCTTCATTTTGATGCAGTTTTGCTCATGCTTGATATACATGCAGGTACTAATTGGTGGTGGGAAGAATCACAGGCTTGGATTATTTGATATGGTTATCATAAAAGATAATCATGTTTCTGTTGCCGGGGTATTACAAATGCA encodes:
- the LOC123439896 gene encoding hydroxyproline O-arabinosyltransferase NOD3-like; its protein translation is MMLTGRKNAGKASPYLLILISVGCFFATYNFLTMVGHSRNGDGPRKLLGGGDQGGAVSSGSGSDPSKRFHVALTATDALYSQWQSRIMYYWYKQMRGRPGSDMGGFTRILHSGKPDGLMDEIPTLVVDPLPEGADRGYIVLNRPWAFVQWLRKANIKEDYILMAEPDHIFVKPLPNLAHGEEPAAFPFFYIKPTDNEKILRKFFPEEKGPVSNIDPIGNSPVIIQKAQLEKIAPSWMNVSLQMKEDAETDKAFGWVLEMYAYAVASALHGVHHSLRKDFMIQPPWDAKSDNTFIIHYTYGCDYSLKGELTYGKIGEWRFDKRSYLRSPPPRNLSLPPPGVPESVATLVKMVNGATANIVGWDDEI